The region TGTTAATGATCTTCGACTTTTATCTTGTGGCCCTAGAGCTGGATTATCAGAGCTACAGCTACCAGCTAATGAACCTGGCAGCTCAATAATGCCAGGGAAGATAAATCCTACTCAATGCGAAGCGATGGCAATGGTGTGTACGCAAATAATTGGTATGGACACTTCAGTATCAATTGCAGGTAGTGGAGGACATCTACAAATGAACGTTTATAAACCACTTATTGGCTACAACATTTTAAAAAGCATCAACCTTATTCAAAATGCATGTAAGAGTTGCAGAGAAAATATGATTGAAGGTATTCAACCCAATAAAGAGAAAATCCAAGAATATCTAGATAATTCTCTGATGTTGGTAACTGCATTCGCGCCATCAATCGGATATGAAAAAGCTAGTAAAATTGCCCAATTAGCCCATGAAAAAAATCTAAGTCTAAGAGAAGCCTCCAGTCAACTAAATTATATTGATCAAGAAGAATTTGATAATCTCACTAATCCGAAATCTATGATTGGAGATGATTAAAAAATAAGGTTTTTCAATCTAAATTATGTCTTTCAGTAGCTGGGTTAATAAGTTCATGATTTTTCTCTTTTGCTTGATTAATATCTTCAGCTTCACAAACTGGAAATCTATCCATTAGTTTCATCGCTGCCTTGGCATTATTTTTGAGTTGCCTACTCACACACTCGCAATAGGGAATCTGTGAAAGAAAATCATTTGTTCTTCTTAAAATCCTTACGACATCCCCCTCATCTAAGGAAGTATTTGAAATTAAATCCGTCCAAGTACTTCCTCGAGCCCAGGCTGCTACTAAACCCATTAATTCTGAACTCCATAGGATCGGGACTTCAATACCAAATCTTTCTTGAACTCTAAACAACTCTCTTCGAATATTTGATAAATAATTAAACGCTTCATCTGCAACTGAACTAGGATTAAATCCAGACCATAAATCAGGACGATTTACTTCAGTAACAATTGACTGAATAACACCAGCTAATTCTACGGGTGTTAGTTCATCAAGATGTCCACTCATCAAAACCAATCCTAACCATAACTCATTTTCACCTCTTAAAGATCCAATACTTCTGCCGATTTCAGTTGGATTTAAATCGTCCAGGCATCCGAAATGGTTTAGTACTTTAATTAGTGATAAGAAAGTTTCCCAGTGACGATTAGACCTGTCGTAGAGCATCTGTTCACGTTCATGTATTTCAATACCTAGTTCATCCATTCTTCGTCTATGCTTCTTTAATTTTTTCTTATCACCCCATCGATGAGCTGGCTGAATCAATAATTCATCATCCAGAGATTTAACTAATTTAGCTTGAGATAAAACTTCACTAGCAAGGTCATATTGAGCCGTTCTCATATTATTTTTCTTAGCCAAATTTGAAATTATTGAAGCTGTTTCATTACTTAGTAAATCACCATGATGTATTTCACCTAATCTACTAATATCAGGAGTTATAAGATGTGAAACGTCTAAGCAAGTTAATTCAGCATAAAGACTAACAACTTCCTTACAAGCAATAAGTATCCAAATATTGTCATCTGTTAAGCATAACAATTGAGATTGTCTATCACCTTTTTGTATTTTTTGAACAATGACTGCAGGTGTAACTTTTCCTCGTAACTGTGATGTCTTCAGACTTATGAGGGTTCCATTATTTGCAAATTCTAAGGCTAAGATCAATTCATTAGATAAGGTTTCTGCTGATTGTTTTTGGAGGATTTTTAATAGTCTTCTTTCTTCCTTTAGATGACTTTTGATTTTCTCATATCTTTCAAAATCTGACCATGGTATGTCTTCTGAAAAAGTTTTATACTCTTTAAATTCCTCTTTTAATCTGGATAACTCTTCTTCTTCTTCAACCAAATCCAAGCTCGCCAAGTATCTACTAAAGCTTCTCTCTATCAATTCTTTTGATTTGTTTAAATCATAACGCTGTAATAGATTCAATACCATGCCATAGCTGGGCGTGAATTGACTAATCAATGGATCGGCTGGGCTGGTAGCTAATTGACCAGCTTCTCGAACCCCTTCAAATCGAGTTTGTACAGTAACCACATAGCCTCTAGAGTCAAGACCTCTTCTTCCAGCTCTACCAGCCATTTGTAAGAATTCACTACCCATTAATTGACGATGTCCATTATCGGATCTCTTCGACAAAGTAGATATAATTGTGCTTCTCGCCGGCATATTAATTCCTGCAGCTAAGGTTTCAGTTGCGAAAACAACCTTTATCAATCCCTCTTGAAATAATTCCTCAATTAACTCCTTCCAGGCAGGAAGAACTCCTGCATGATGAGATACGATTCCATTAAATAAAGCTTTGATATGTAAATCATCTCTCAAACCTTCTGAATTCAAAATTGTATATTTTTGAAATCGATCTTGAATTGATTTTCTTTCTTCTTGGTTCACTAAACAAGTGCTAGCTATCGTTTTCACAGCCTTATCACAACCACGACGACTAAATATGAAATAAATAGCGGGTAACATATTTCTTTCTGCCAACTTCGATATCACAAATCCCAGTGAAGGAGAATCAGGCTGAGTAGGCTTGGATAAGTTTCCTCTCTTCTTATGTGATTTTGTTGGGCGCCAAATCTTACAGTTTGGATGTAATCCAGTTCCTTTTTCATTGAGTAATGGATGAAGACCTTTCGCACTACAAAAATTGAATTCTAGGGGAACTGGTCTTAAATCACTAGATATCAAATCTGTGGGTCCATGAACTTGCTCAATCCAGTCAGTTAATTGACCTGCATTGGCAACGGTTGCCGATAGAGCAACGAACTGAACGGATTTAGGACAATGAATAATTGATTCCTCCCACACTGTCCCTCTATGAGCATCATTCATGTAATGACATTCATCAAGGACAACAGTTTCTATCTCAAGTAGAGGGTCATCATTTCTATCTGCTGCTGCATAAAGCATATTTCTAAAAATTTCAGTAGTCATAACAAGAATCGAAGCCTCTCTATTCAGGCTTAAATCACCAGTTAAAAGACCCACATTGCTTGAACCAAATTGATTCCTAAAGTCTCTGAGTTTTTGGTTAGATAAAGCTTTTAAGGGGGTTGTATAAAACACCTTATTTCCATGAGAAATCGCTCTATAAATTGCATACTCCCCTATTAAGGTTTTTCCTGATCCTGTAGGAGCACTAACAACTACAGAATGCCCTTGATTGAGTGAGTCAATTGCTTTAAGTTGAAACTCATCTAATGCAAAAGGAAAGATTTCCTTTGGATTTAAATTGTTTTGGAGGATTTCGTTCTCAGACGTATCTCTTTCTGATGAAGTCATTGCTAAATCCTAGGGGAATATTCTATGACCACATGATTTTTGATGTGGATACATAATACAATCAAGAAACCAAAGAAAAAATGTTAAGCCAACACCCAAATCTTTAAATATAGAAAGCAAAATAACAATATGCCTGCAATCCCTAACTCTAGAATTCGTAAATTGAGGACTTGGGTTCCAGGAAAAAGATCATCAGAATTGATTGGTGTAGATGAAAATCAAAATCAAATAACGTTAATTGACCTAGCGAGTAATGACTATCTAGATCTGGCAAGACATCCATTATTAATTGAGGCAGCTAGACAATCCTTAGAAACTGATGGGGTTGGTTCTGGAGGATCAAGATTTATTACTGGTAGTAGAAATATTCATCAAAGACTTGAAACGAAGCTTGCCCAATGGCTTGATCGTGAGATTGTCCTAATTTACCCGAGTGGCTTTCAGGCTAATCTGGCTGCGGTTTTAGCACTCACTGATCGTCACACTCATGTCATTTGTGATCGCCTGATACATCATTCTCTGCTCGTTGGAGTAAAAGCGAGTGGAGCAAAGCTTACTAGATTCAAGCACAACAATTTATCTGACCTAGAAAGACTTTTAAAAAAATCCAGACAAAGCAATCCTAAAAAACAGCCTTTAGTAATTACTGAAAGCCTTTTTAGTATGGAGGGTACAACAGCACCCATAAAAGAAATTTCAAAGCTTTGCATTAAGTATGATTCAAAGTTATTGATAGACGAAGCTCATGCTTTTGGCGTTATGGGCCCAGAAGGAAGAGGAGAATCTTTTGGACTCAAAGAACCTATATCAATTATCAGTGGGACCTTTGGTAAAGCATTTGGAAGTGGGGGAGCATTTCTAGCAACAGACAAGATAACAGGAGAAAATTTAATACAAAACTCTGGGGCATTTCGCTATACAACTGCTTTAGCTCCTCCACTTTGTGCAAGTGCTTTAGCGGCGTTAAATTTAATTGAAAGCAACCCTAACTGGGGTAGCGAACTGAAAGAGAAATCAATAGCCTTAAGAGAAAGATTGTCTCAAATTGGGTGGCAACGTCCTGTTGGGGGAGGTCCAATAATCTCCATAATTCTAGGTTCAGACGAATTAGCCATGGATTATCAAAAGAGACTTGAGGTACAACGCCTTCTAACTGTTGCGATCCGTCCACCAACTGTTCCTGAAGGTAAATCTAGACTCAGGATAGTGATCAGACGAAATACTCCCGTACAGGCCTTCGAAAGACTTATCGACGTTCTTAAAAACAAATGAAAGAAATAATTGCCATGCATGGCTGGGCTGGTGATAGTCATCAATGGTCAAATTGGGAAAAGGTATTTAAAAGTTGTGATTGGGAATGGCAAACTTCTGAACGCGGATATAAAGAGATACGTCCTCATAACCCCAAATGGAATCACAACTCAAATCAATTCGAACTTAAAAGAGTTGCTATATGTCACTCTCTTGGTTCACATTTGATAGATAAAGAAGTTTTATACTCAGCTACTCATGTTGTATTAATCAATAGTTTTAGTCGTTTTATTCCAATTAACAAAGAGAACCGCCATATAGAGCTGGCACTCAACAGGATGATGAATGCAATTAATACACCTAACGAAGCAGCTATGTTAAGGAAATTTCATATAAAAGCTTATAAACCTAATTACATAGATGTTAAGTCATCCGAATCAAACCTCCTTCAGATTTCAGATTCAGGAAGGTTAAGACTAAAAAATGATTTAAAACTTCTTATGAATTCTGATTCTCTTCCAATTGGCTTAAAGAGTTCCACTAAAGTACTTATTGTTAACAGTGAACAAGACTATATTTTAACTAATCAAACTAAAGAAAAGCTAGCTGAAGATTTAATAAAGCACCTTGAGACCGTACCCAAAACAATTAACCTTCAAGACGACGGGCATTCCATCACAAAAATTAAAAATATCAAAAAAGTCAAACACTGGCTAGAATTGGATCATGCACAAAACATGGTCTAGCCAAGTTAATAAAAACTTCAACGAAGCTGCATTAAGTTATAACGATTCAGCATCAATTCAAAAAAGTACTGCTTTAAAACTTGCAAAAATATGTTCTCATCATTCAATTAAACATGGACTATGGATTGATCTTGGCACTGGCACTGGACTACTCGCTCAATCATTAGAAGATCTACATCCAAACCAATATGTAGTGAGATTGGATAATTCTAAAAAGATGCTTGATCAACATTCAGACAAGAGTGTTAAAAAACTTTGGGATTTAAATAATGGGTTACCTAAGTGGTCTGAAAAACCGAATTTATTAGCTTCAAGTTTTGTTTTACATTGGCTTAATCATCCACAAAAAAAACTTAAGGAATGGTTGAATTCTCTAAGTTTAGATGGATGGATTGCTTTAGCGATCCCAATAAAGGGAAGTTTTCCAGAATGGTCTGAAGCCGCAGAAAAGGCAAATTTAACATGTACGGCTCTTGATTTACCATCATACGACTCACTAATTAGAGTCGTACCGAAACAAAGTATTTTATATAATAAAATTGAAGTTATCAAACAAACAGCGAAGAAGGCTACCTCTTTATTAAAACCGATGATCAAGGTCGGAGCACAAAGTAGTCAGAAGGATCAATTAAGTGTTTCAGATTGGCGACATCTATTGTCTTTTTGGCCAATCTCCAACAAGGATAAACAAGTAAGCCTTAGTTGGTCAATTCAGTTTTTATTAATAAAGCGATGAGTGCTTTCAAAAAAAGAATTATTATCTGTGGTACAGATACAGATGTAGGTAAAACGATAGTTAGTAGTTTTTTCGTTCAAGGTCTTAAAGGTATCTACTGGAAACCCATTCAAAGTGGAACAGAGGAAGGTACAGACACCCAAACTGTTTGCAATCTCTTAAATCTTGAACCCAACCGCTATCTTTCTGAAAGATATAAATTCAAGGCTCCTGTCTCTCCTCATTGGGCTGCAGAGCAAGAGTCTGGTTTTATTGAACCAAGCAATTTAAAATTACCTGACTTAGATGAATTAATAATCATCGAGACTGCAGGTGGTTTAATGGTTCCTTTAAATCGGGATTGGTTACAAATAGACCAATTAAAGGATTGGGGAGCACCAATAATTCTTGTAGCCAGGACCGGTCTTGGCACTCTCAATCACACCTTATTAAGTCTAGAAGCCTTGAAACATAGAAATTTAGATGTATTGGGAATAGTATTAAACGGCCCTTCACACAAAGACAATCCGAAGACTCTAGAGCAATTTGGAGATACTAAAATTCTTGCAAGTCTTCCTATCTTTGACGAAGTCAACGCAAAAGTACTTTCAGAAGAGTGGAATAAACAGCAATTAGATCAAAAGCTTAAAAAATACATTCGAAATTAAAATTTTATTTTTTTCTTAATCAAAAGATTATTTTGACTTCAATCAAGTTAAATGAATTAAGAGGGAAAACTAAATTTGATGAATGAGAAAGAAAATTCAAATCAAACTATTCAGAATCCTCATATATGGCCACCATTCACACAACTTACATCCTCTAAGCCTCAATTATTGGTTGAAAAAGCCAAAGGAGCCCTCTTATTTCCTAAAGGCAGAGCTCCAATAATCGATGGTATAAGTAGCTGGTGGGTCACTCTTCATGGTCATGCAAATGAATATATTGCTAAGGCTATCGCAACTCAAGCAGAGCAATTAGAACAAATTATCTTTGCAGATTTTACTCATCCTCAAGCTGAGCTATTAGCTAATCGACTAAGTAAATTAACAGGTCTAGAAAAGTTATTCTTTTCAGATAATGGCTCTACAGCAGTAGAAGTAGCTTTAAAAATGGCTCGTCAATGGTGGAAAAATAAAGGTGACAATAGATCTCAAATCATTGCATTCGAAGGTGCCTACCATGGAGATACATTTGGAGCAATGGCAGTAGGCGAACGAAATATATTTAGCGAGCCTTTTGATCAAATGCTATTTCCTGTTAGTAGAGTCCCTTGGCCTGAGACATGGTGGGGCGATGAAAATTTTGAAAGACGAGAAAAGGAGGTTTTAGAAACCCTTGATCAGCTCTTGAAGACACCAACTATTGCAGTAATTCTTGAGCCATTAGTGCAAGGGGCTGGAGGGATGCGAATGGTTCGTTCAGAATTTTTAGTTGAAGTGGAAAAAAGAATTCGTCAGGCTAATTCTTTACTAATTACAGATGAAGTATTAACTGGCTTTGGAAGGTGTGGAGAACTATTCGCTTTTCAAAGAGCAGGATTAAAACCAGACCTTATATCACTCTCAAAAGGGTTAACTGGTGGATTCCTACCGATGGGAGTGACTATGTCAAGCAAAAGGATTTCTGAAGGTTTCCTGGGAGAAGATCCTAAGCAAACTTTCTGGCATGGTCATAGTTTCACAGCTAACCCCTTAGGCTGTGCAGCTGCAAATGCAAGCTTAGATCTTTTAGAAAACTCCCCTCAAAAATATTTGGATTTTGAGTCACGTCATCTACCTCATCTCCAAACAATAGTTAAAGATCCAAGAATTGAATGTCCAAGAATTACAGGAACCATTGCTGCTTTTAATATTAAAGTGAAAGGTAAAAAAGGGTATTTAAGTTACGTTGGGAAAATCATGAAAGCAAGTGCATTGAGTGTTGGTGTTTTCATTAGGCCATTAGGAGATGTAGTTTATCTAATGCCACCACTCTGTATCACCGATGAAGAACTAGAAAAATGCTATTTTGGAATCCAAGAGGGGTTAAATTCCCTATTCTAGAATTTTTCTTATCAAGTTTCTAAGCGCTTAGCTATATAATTATTGCCTTAAATTAAGATTGCATCAGCCAACTTGGAACAAAATTCAAGTTTCCGCCTCTTAAAAAAGCAATAAGCACACCTAATGCAAGGCTCAAGAAAATGGAGGTAATTAAAAGAAGAAGCGAAAACAGTTCTCCTCCTGATAATGGTCTCCTAACTCCTATCGATTTTGAAAATTGTACAGGTTGTATCTTCTCTAAATAAGTTTCATTTTTCTGCCTTATAAGATTATTCTCTTTTTCAATAAATAAGTCATAGTTTGCCCTTAAGACAGGATCACTTAATAAATCATAAGCCTCACAAACATTTTGGAATTGCCTTGTCGCTTCATCACTTGGCAAAGATGTCGTATCCGGATGAAGTTGCTTACTTAATTGATGGAAAGCTTTTCTAAGCTCTGCGTTATTAGCAGAGGTAGCAACACCAAGCAGTTCGTAACAATTAGAGGAAGGGGTCAACTAAAGAAAATATGATCTAATAATGTATAGATTTTATATAAATATCTCAGGACTGACTATTTCAAAAAACAATTTAAAATGTCTGCTGATAAAAACAACAAAAAAGCAAATCATCTCACGATATGGAATGAGCTTAAATGGGTGCCGAGTGAAAAACAATTAGCTCAATTTATCCATTTACAAGAGTTACTTAAAGAATGGAATAAGAAGACCAACCTTACTCGCTTAGTTGATGGAGATGATTTCTGGACTGCACAAGTATGTGACAGTTTGTTGCCACTGCATAAAGAACTTCAGCACCCTGAACTTTCTCATAAATACATAGATATTGGTTCTGGCTGTGGATTTCCTGGTATAGCCATAGCTATAGCAATGCCAAATTCAAATATTACTCTTTTAGATTCTTCAAGTAAAAAAACGACTTTTCTGAAAGAAGTTTCTAAAGAAATTGGATTGAATTCTCGTATAACAGTCGTAACTGAACGAGCTGAGACAGCAGGAAGGGATCCAATCCTTCGAAGTAATTTTGACTATGCCATTGCAAGAGCAGTTGCTTCTGCAAATGTAGTAGCAGAATATCTGGTGCCTTTTTTAAATTCGACAGGTCAAGCACTCATATTTAAAGGAGGGTGGAGCGAAGCAGAGCAACAAATACTAAAAAAAGCTTTAACTGAACTAAATGCAAAGATCCAACGAACACATGAATTCGTACTCCCTAATAATCGCGGTATTAGGAATATTATTAGGATTAGTTCTCTTAATAAATGTCCCAATCAATATCCAAGATCTATCGGCAAACCCAAAAAACAGCCTTTAGGTTACTAAACCCCCCATAATCTATCTCTTCTTTCTCCCCCCAATCTGTTTTTCAATTTTCTAAGTATGAAAGGTATTTCAGATCTCCACGGGCTATTAATCAAAACTTTTTTCAAGTCATCCTCGCTCACTTCACAATCCAAACAATCTGCGTTTGAGCCTGGGAACCAATGTCCTCCTCTGCCTAAAAGACCATAACGATCTTTAGCAAAGCTTTCCATATCCCAAGCCTCTAATAAATTATTTAGCCATAGCAGAACAGGAATATTAATCTCTCCTGGAGTTTGGTCCCAACAAGGTAAACCTATTTTCCAGGTAGTCAACCATGACTCTCCAAGCGACTTGCATGAGGCATCAAATAATCTTTTATCTATAGTATTAATCAAATCATGCATTATATCCAGTTTAGAGATTGCACCTAAATGAATATCTAGATCTTCAGGCTTTGAAGCTCCAACACTTAATGTATGAATTCTTTTGTCACTCAAACAGAATAGATCATTAAATTCTATTGGATGCAAAGGGCTACATAAATCCAAAAGTTTCAACGACGGTGTATGTAAGTGACCTCCCTTATCAGTAGGACTTATAATAAAAACCCCCATATCATTAGCATCCGCAGCTTGTAAAGCTCTTTCGTTTTCCTGACGAATGAAATACCAATGCAAATTAACATAATCAAAAAATCCTGTTTCAATTGTTTTAATTATCAATTCAACGTTTGCATGAGTTGAGAAACCAACATGACCAACAAGACCATCTTTTTGCCAACGACGAACAACCTCTAGACATCCATTAGGACGAATAGTCATATCTAAGTGCTCAGGAAGATTAATACCATGAATAGCTAATAAATCTATTTTCTTGGAACCTAATCTACTCATACTTAACTCAAGTTCTTGCTCAAATATAGAAGGATCAATATTTGGTGGTATTTTCGTTTGTAATATTCTTTTTGGGTCATCGATTTGGCCGAAGGCCCAGCCTATCTGACGTTCTGATGTTCCATAATGACGAGCAGTTTCTATATGATGCATACCTTTTTGAGACGCATGCTTAATGGTTTTTTGCAAGATCTCTTGTTCTTGATTATTAATCTCTCTAGGATCTAAATCCTTCCAGCTTTGTTGAAAGCGCATCCCTCCAAGAGATAAAACTGGCATCTGAATTTCTGTACGCCCAAATCTTCTTCTAGGTATTGAATTGTTTTTACTATCTTTAATTCTTGCCACTTCTATATTTCAAAATCAAGTAACCGGTGGTAAACCTAAATTCCTAAAATGATGATTTTTTATAACTTCTTCCAGTTTAATTAAGTCTTCAAAAGAAACCCAATCTATGCAATCGACAGGGCAGGTATCAATTGCTTCTTGTATTAATTCATCACTATCTCCATCTTGCCTAAAAGCTCTTGCTCGCCCTTGTTCTGGCTCCATTGCAAAAGTGTTAGTAGCAACT is a window of Prochlorococcus marinus str. MIT 0917 DNA encoding:
- a CDS encoding DEAD/DEAH box helicase is translated as MTSSERDTSENEILQNNLNPKEIFPFALDEFQLKAIDSLNQGHSVVVSAPTGSGKTLIGEYAIYRAISHGNKVFYTTPLKALSNQKLRDFRNQFGSSNVGLLTGDLSLNREASILVMTTEIFRNMLYAAADRNDDPLLEIETVVLDECHYMNDAHRGTVWEESIIHCPKSVQFVALSATVANAGQLTDWIEQVHGPTDLISSDLRPVPLEFNFCSAKGLHPLLNEKGTGLHPNCKIWRPTKSHKKRGNLSKPTQPDSPSLGFVISKLAERNMLPAIYFIFSRRGCDKAVKTIASTCLVNQEERKSIQDRFQKYTILNSEGLRDDLHIKALFNGIVSHHAGVLPAWKELIEELFQEGLIKVVFATETLAAGINMPARSTIISTLSKRSDNGHRQLMGSEFLQMAGRAGRRGLDSRGYVVTVQTRFEGVREAGQLATSPADPLISQFTPSYGMVLNLLQRYDLNKSKELIERSFSRYLASLDLVEEEEELSRLKEEFKEYKTFSEDIPWSDFERYEKIKSHLKEERRLLKILQKQSAETLSNELILALEFANNGTLISLKTSQLRGKVTPAVIVQKIQKGDRQSQLLCLTDDNIWILIACKEVVSLYAELTCLDVSHLITPDISRLGEIHHGDLLSNETASIISNLAKKNNMRTAQYDLASEVLSQAKLVKSLDDELLIQPAHRWGDKKKLKKHRRRMDELGIEIHEREQMLYDRSNRHWETFLSLIKVLNHFGCLDDLNPTEIGRSIGSLRGENELWLGLVLMSGHLDELTPVELAGVIQSIVTEVNRPDLWSGFNPSSVADEAFNYLSNIRRELFRVQERFGIEVPILWSSELMGLVAAWARGSTWTDLISNTSLDEGDVVRILRRTNDFLSQIPYCECVSRQLKNNAKAAMKLMDRFPVCEAEDINQAKEKNHELINPATERHNLD
- a CDS encoding aminotransferase class I/II-fold pyridoxal phosphate-dependent enzyme, whose translation is MPAIPNSRIRKLRTWVPGKRSSELIGVDENQNQITLIDLASNDYLDLARHPLLIEAARQSLETDGVGSGGSRFITGSRNIHQRLETKLAQWLDREIVLIYPSGFQANLAAVLALTDRHTHVICDRLIHHSLLVGVKASGAKLTRFKHNNLSDLERLLKKSRQSNPKKQPLVITESLFSMEGTTAPIKEISKLCIKYDSKLLIDEAHAFGVMGPEGRGESFGLKEPISIISGTFGKAFGSGGAFLATDKITGENLIQNSGAFRYTTALAPPLCASALAALNLIESNPNWGSELKEKSIALRERLSQIGWQRPVGGGPIISIILGSDELAMDYQKRLEVQRLLTVAIRPPTVPEGKSRLRIVIRRNTPVQAFERLIDVLKNK
- a CDS encoding alpha/beta hydrolase; this translates as MKEIIAMHGWAGDSHQWSNWEKVFKSCDWEWQTSERGYKEIRPHNPKWNHNSNQFELKRVAICHSLGSHLIDKEVLYSATHVVLINSFSRFIPINKENRHIELALNRMMNAINTPNEAAMLRKFHIKAYKPNYIDVKSSESNLLQISDSGRLRLKNDLKLLMNSDSLPIGLKSSTKVLIVNSEQDYILTNQTKEKLAEDLIKHLETVPKTINLQDDGHSITKIKNIKKVKHWLELDHAQNMV
- a CDS encoding methyltransferase domain-containing protein, whose protein sequence is MHKTWSSQVNKNFNEAALSYNDSASIQKSTALKLAKICSHHSIKHGLWIDLGTGTGLLAQSLEDLHPNQYVVRLDNSKKMLDQHSDKSVKKLWDLNNGLPKWSEKPNLLASSFVLHWLNHPQKKLKEWLNSLSLDGWIALAIPIKGSFPEWSEAAEKANLTCTALDLPSYDSLIRVVPKQSILYNKIEVIKQTAKKATSLLKPMIKVGAQSSQKDQLSVSDWRHLLSFWPISNKDKQVSLSWSIQFLLIKR
- the bioD gene encoding dethiobiotin synthase, with protein sequence MSAFKKRIIICGTDTDVGKTIVSSFFVQGLKGIYWKPIQSGTEEGTDTQTVCNLLNLEPNRYLSERYKFKAPVSPHWAAEQESGFIEPSNLKLPDLDELIIIETAGGLMVPLNRDWLQIDQLKDWGAPIILVARTGLGTLNHTLLSLEALKHRNLDVLGIVLNGPSHKDNPKTLEQFGDTKILASLPIFDEVNAKVLSEEWNKQQLDQKLKKYIRN
- the bioA gene encoding adenosylmethionine--8-amino-7-oxononanoate transaminase; protein product: MNEKENSNQTIQNPHIWPPFTQLTSSKPQLLVEKAKGALLFPKGRAPIIDGISSWWVTLHGHANEYIAKAIATQAEQLEQIIFADFTHPQAELLANRLSKLTGLEKLFFSDNGSTAVEVALKMARQWWKNKGDNRSQIIAFEGAYHGDTFGAMAVGERNIFSEPFDQMLFPVSRVPWPETWWGDENFERREKEVLETLDQLLKTPTIAVILEPLVQGAGGMRMVRSEFLVEVEKRIRQANSLLITDEVLTGFGRCGELFAFQRAGLKPDLISLSKGLTGGFLPMGVTMSSKRISEGFLGEDPKQTFWHGHSFTANPLGCAAANASLDLLENSPQKYLDFESRHLPHLQTIVKDPRIECPRITGTIAAFNIKVKGKKGYLSYVGKIMKASALSVGVFIRPLGDVVYLMPPLCITDEELEKCYFGIQEGLNSLF
- a CDS encoding J domain-containing protein, with product MTPSSNCYELLGVATSANNAELRKAFHQLSKQLHPDTTSLPSDEATRQFQNVCEAYDLLSDPVLRANYDLFIEKENNLIRQKNETYLEKIQPVQFSKSIGVRRPLSGGELFSLLLLITSIFLSLALGVLIAFLRGGNLNFVPSWLMQS
- the rsmG gene encoding 16S rRNA (guanine(527)-N(7))-methyltransferase RsmG — its product is MSADKNNKKANHLTIWNELKWVPSEKQLAQFIHLQELLKEWNKKTNLTRLVDGDDFWTAQVCDSLLPLHKELQHPELSHKYIDIGSGCGFPGIAIAIAMPNSNITLLDSSSKKTTFLKEVSKEIGLNSRITVVTERAETAGRDPILRSNFDYAIARAVASANVVAEYLVPFLNSTGQALIFKGGWSEAEQQILKKALTELNAKIQRTHEFVLPNNRGIRNIIRISSLNKCPNQYPRSIGKPKKQPLGY
- a CDS encoding aldo/keto reductase, which gives rise to MARIKDSKNNSIPRRRFGRTEIQMPVLSLGGMRFQQSWKDLDPREINNQEQEILQKTIKHASQKGMHHIETARHYGTSERQIGWAFGQIDDPKRILQTKIPPNIDPSIFEQELELSMSRLGSKKIDLLAIHGINLPEHLDMTIRPNGCLEVVRRWQKDGLVGHVGFSTHANVELIIKTIETGFFDYVNLHWYFIRQENERALQAADANDMGVFIISPTDKGGHLHTPSLKLLDLCSPLHPIEFNDLFCLSDKRIHTLSVGASKPEDLDIHLGAISKLDIMHDLINTIDKRLFDASCKSLGESWLTTWKIGLPCWDQTPGEINIPVLLWLNNLLEAWDMESFAKDRYGLLGRGGHWFPGSNADCLDCEVSEDDLKKVLINSPWRSEIPFILRKLKNRLGGERRDRLWGV
- a CDS encoding ferredoxin, which codes for MTFDPRAAFETRSIEYQPSNDIYDPNVAYEAPNNEDFELSGRDPVLGGKLREKAVWVDERKCIGCTYCSSVATNTFAMEPEQGRARAFRQDGDSDELIQEAIDTCPVDCIDWVSFEDLIKLEEVIKNHHFRNLGLPPVT